In Brevibacillus brevis, a genomic segment contains:
- a CDS encoding cupin domain-containing protein has product MSTSEAKEALRLFADKLAGNHLGPLWDNIGEMVTPQPSNGVIPYLWKWQTIRNYLLEAGSLLSLGRASERRVIYLQNPSLLKEGKIGYATNTLYAGVQLLLPGEIAPSHRHSQAAIRFIIEGEGGAYTTVDGEKTYMRRGDLILTPPWTWHDHGHEGTEPVFWMDGLDVGLVKTLTGSFFEPYHEDTYPVTGEPDRSVLRYASGVRAISERKKYGYPSPLINYKWSNIRKTIDDLSKLEPDPYDGYAVDYINPTTGGSADARLGTSMQKLPPAFRTRGHRHVHSVVYHVLEGTGYSVINGQKFEWSSGDFFVVPPWSWHEHHNVGESDSFLFSLNDRPVMELLGLEKEEALQENGGNQQIVSVFEPITL; this is encoded by the coding sequence ATGAGCACATCGGAAGCGAAAGAAGCGTTGCGCTTATTTGCAGACAAGCTGGCCGGCAATCATCTGGGGCCGTTGTGGGACAACATTGGAGAGATGGTCACGCCGCAGCCGTCGAATGGCGTCATTCCCTATTTGTGGAAGTGGCAGACGATCCGCAATTATTTGCTGGAGGCCGGCTCACTATTGTCCCTCGGACGGGCAAGCGAGCGGCGGGTGATCTATTTGCAAAACCCTTCCCTCCTGAAAGAAGGAAAAATCGGATACGCCACCAATACGTTGTACGCAGGTGTCCAGCTGCTGCTGCCGGGTGAGATCGCCCCGTCGCATCGCCACTCGCAAGCAGCCATCCGTTTTATCATCGAGGGAGAAGGCGGGGCCTATACCACAGTGGACGGAGAGAAAACCTATATGCGGCGGGGCGATTTGATCTTAACCCCGCCGTGGACCTGGCACGATCACGGCCATGAAGGGACAGAGCCTGTTTTCTGGATGGACGGACTGGATGTAGGATTGGTCAAAACGTTGACCGGTTCGTTTTTTGAGCCTTACCATGAAGACACCTATCCGGTGACCGGAGAGCCGGATCGTTCCGTTCTTCGCTATGCAAGCGGGGTGAGAGCCATTTCGGAGCGAAAAAAATACGGCTATCCGTCCCCTTTGATTAACTACAAATGGTCGAATATTCGAAAAACGATAGACGATTTGAGCAAGCTTGAGCCTGATCCATACGATGGTTACGCGGTCGATTATATCAATCCGACGACAGGGGGTTCTGCCGATGCGAGATTAGGGACGTCCATGCAAAAGCTGCCTCCCGCTTTTCGCACGCGTGGCCATCGCCATGTGCACAGCGTCGTTTATCACGTGCTGGAAGGCACAGGGTACTCCGTCATCAACGGACAAAAATTCGAGTGGTCTTCCGGCGATTTCTTCGTGGTGCCGCCATGGAGCTGGCATGAGCATCACAACGTCGGCGAGAGCGACTCGTTCCTGTTCTCGCTGAATGACCGGCCGGTAATGGAGCTGCTGGGGCTGGAAAAAGAGGAGGCCCTGCAAGAAAACGGCGGAAATCAACAGATCGTAAGCGTATTTGAACCCATCACGCTCTAA
- a CDS encoding fumarylacetoacetate hydrolase family protein: protein MKFALFNDFQLGVVIEDKIYEIGELIADGKPAHFCPMVDLIHRYEHFKEAIEKHVLNMPSHSLDDVRLRHPVSRPGKIVAAPVNYIAHQKEMKEENTARGLGFFLKANTSLIGPGDSIVLPASKAGRRFDHELELAFVIGKTAKNVKAEDAYDYIFGYTGLNDVTLRPNEQNEEERCLRKSFDTFTPMGPWIVTPEEIKDPQRLDMVLTVNGEERQKVNGKDMICGIAELVEIFSHVMTLEPGDIIATGTPEGVAPIKQGDVVTIAIDQIGSFSNPVVSERVKGEMRHDG, encoded by the coding sequence ATGAAATTCGCATTGTTCAACGACTTTCAGCTGGGTGTGGTGATCGAAGACAAAATTTATGAGATCGGGGAGTTGATAGCCGACGGAAAGCCGGCCCATTTCTGCCCGATGGTAGACTTGATTCATCGCTATGAGCACTTCAAGGAGGCGATTGAAAAGCACGTTTTGAACATGCCTTCTCACTCGCTCGACGATGTACGCCTGCGCCATCCTGTATCCCGTCCGGGAAAAATTGTCGCGGCTCCGGTCAACTACATCGCGCACCAAAAGGAAATGAAGGAAGAAAATACGGCACGCGGTTTGGGTTTTTTTCTCAAGGCGAATACATCGTTGATCGGACCGGGGGACTCGATCGTGCTGCCGGCGAGCAAAGCGGGGCGACGGTTCGACCATGAGCTGGAGCTGGCTTTCGTCATCGGAAAAACGGCAAAAAACGTAAAAGCGGAAGATGCCTATGACTATATCTTCGGGTACACGGGGCTGAATGACGTGACACTGCGTCCGAATGAGCAAAACGAAGAAGAAAGATGCCTGCGGAAATCCTTCGATACCTTTACACCGATGGGACCGTGGATTGTCACGCCGGAAGAGATCAAGGACCCGCAGCGGCTGGATATGGTGCTGACTGTGAACGGGGAAGAAAGACAAAAGGTGAATGGCAAAGACATGATTTGCGGCATTGCGGAGTTGGTCGAGATTTTTTCGCATGTCATGACCTTGGAGCCGGGTGACATCATCGCGACGGGGACGCCGGAGGGGGTCGCCCCGATCAAACAGGGCGATGTCGTCACGATTGCCATCGATCAAATCGGATCGTTTTCCAATCCGGTCGTGTCTGAGCGTGTGAAAGGGGAAATGCGTCATGACGGGTAA
- a CDS encoding acetyl-CoA C-acetyltransferase: MTGKEIVVLDGARTAFAKFGGSFKDISAIELGVLAAKEAMARSRVDPEEIDQVIFGNVIQSSPDAVLAARHVGLKAGVPLEVPALTVNRLCGSGLEAVTQAARMIMTGESEVALAGGTENMSQIPHVIRGARWGIPLFENPMRDYLYEALYDTHGECFMTTTAENLAELHGFTREELDRHALSSHEKALKAIEKGYFREEIVPVTVHERKESRVVDTDEHPRKTSLEKLSALAASKFKRDGLVTPGNSSGINDGAAALVVTSADYAQKRGWRPIGRLVSWAVAGVEPTLMGIGPVPAIREALRKAGMSIADLDLVEINEAFSAQYLACQKELDFDPAIGNVNGGAVALGHPLAASGARISLSLLYELGRRGKKYGASALCIGGGQGIAAVWERL; encoded by the coding sequence ATGACGGGTAAAGAAATCGTGGTTCTGGATGGAGCCCGTACGGCATTTGCCAAATTCGGGGGCTCCTTCAAAGACATTTCCGCCATCGAGCTGGGAGTGCTCGCGGCAAAAGAAGCCATGGCACGCTCCAGGGTTGACCCGGAAGAGATTGATCAAGTGATCTTTGGCAATGTCATCCAGTCGAGTCCGGATGCCGTTTTAGCCGCACGCCATGTCGGCCTGAAAGCGGGAGTGCCCCTGGAAGTGCCTGCATTGACAGTCAACCGCTTATGCGGTTCCGGCCTGGAAGCGGTCACCCAAGCGGCGCGGATGATCATGACAGGTGAGTCCGAGGTTGCTTTGGCGGGCGGAACAGAAAATATGAGCCAGATTCCGCATGTCATTCGGGGAGCCCGCTGGGGAATCCCGTTGTTTGAAAATCCAATGAGAGATTACCTGTATGAAGCGCTGTACGACACGCATGGAGAATGCTTTATGACCACGACGGCTGAAAATCTGGCTGAGCTTCACGGATTCACCCGAGAGGAGCTGGACCGGCACGCTTTGTCCAGTCATGAGAAAGCGTTGAAAGCCATCGAAAAAGGCTACTTCCGGGAAGAGATCGTCCCGGTGACGGTTCACGAACGAAAGGAAAGCAGAGTAGTCGACACGGATGAGCATCCGCGGAAAACAAGCTTGGAGAAGCTGTCTGCGCTAGCGGCGTCCAAGTTCAAAAGAGACGGCCTTGTCACGCCCGGAAACTCGAGCGGAATCAACGATGGCGCAGCGGCGCTCGTCGTCACGTCTGCCGATTACGCGCAGAAACGCGGATGGCGTCCAATCGGCCGGCTTGTCTCCTGGGCAGTTGCCGGTGTGGAGCCTACATTGATGGGGATTGGTCCTGTTCCCGCAATCAGGGAGGCGCTGCGGAAGGCTGGGATGTCAATCGCCGATCTCGATTTGGTCGAGATAAACGAAGCCTTCTCGGCGCAGTATCTGGCCTGTCAAAAGGAGCTGGATTTTGACCCTGCGATCGGCAATGTAAACGGCGGCGCTGTCGCTTTGGGGCACCCTTTGGCTGCCTCGGGAGCACGAATCTCTTTGTCGCTCTTATATGAATTGGGCCGAAGAGGGAAAAAATACGGTGCTTCCGCGCTGTGCATTGGTGGAGGTCAGGGCATTGCAGCTGTATGGGAAAGACTGTAG
- a CDS encoding class I adenylate-forming enzyme family protein, producing MALERVLSVSQLLEKAAERTPTKEAIYDLARRLTYGELQKEVHQLASALVSLGIREGDRVGVSLPNWHETVELFFAIAKVGAILVPFNPKYRAHEVQYILANSGAKVVFVSEEFEKAGFEGATSLVETVVTVRYEKQGYPSFSELMAKEYRTAFPSVIPDPAHDIFCILYTSGTTGSPKGVMITHRSVVQSGMAIGESLKCHEDDVFIIVSPLFHVFGMSCNLMSAVYYQSKMVLLDKYHPEKALQLIEQEKATVHHAVPTMLTMELQHPDFAAYDLSSLRTGITGASLCPPETIKAVRERMGMNLCVSFGTTETGSVTLTPYDAQGPHVLETVGKAIDGVEIRIVNEQREAVSSGVIGEIACRGFGLMKGYYQLPEQTVQAIDKDGWYYTGDLGTMDEEGYIRFAGRKKEMIIRGGFNIYPQEIEDVLRRHPKVREAAILGLPDPVMGEIVCAAVQLKAEAASTLEEIIEFLRPQFASYKLPSKVVFVDEIPTTASGKIQKTKLKDVLMESV from the coding sequence ATGGCGCTGGAACGAGTTTTGTCTGTTTCGCAGCTTTTGGAAAAGGCAGCCGAACGAACACCGACAAAAGAAGCGATCTATGATCTTGCCCGCAGACTGACGTACGGCGAACTGCAAAAAGAAGTGCATCAACTGGCTTCCGCACTGGTCTCTTTGGGAATCAGGGAGGGGGATCGCGTGGGGGTCTCTTTGCCCAACTGGCACGAGACAGTCGAATTGTTTTTTGCCATCGCCAAAGTAGGGGCGATCCTCGTTCCCTTCAATCCCAAGTACCGTGCCCACGAAGTGCAATACATCCTGGCCAACTCCGGAGCAAAAGTGGTTTTTGTCAGCGAAGAATTTGAGAAAGCAGGATTTGAAGGCGCCACATCTCTTGTGGAAACAGTCGTCACCGTACGGTATGAAAAACAGGGGTATCCGTCCTTTTCCGAGTTGATGGCGAAAGAGTATCGAACAGCTTTTCCTTCGGTCATTCCCGATCCCGCCCACGACATTTTCTGCATCCTTTACACATCGGGAACGACAGGCTCGCCGAAAGGGGTCATGATCACGCATCGAAGCGTGGTTCAATCCGGAATGGCCATTGGCGAAAGCCTGAAATGCCACGAGGATGATGTGTTCATCATCGTTTCTCCGCTTTTCCATGTGTTCGGGATGTCTTGCAATCTGATGTCTGCTGTCTATTACCAGTCGAAAATGGTGTTGCTGGACAAATATCATCCGGAGAAGGCCCTCCAGTTGATCGAGCAGGAAAAAGCAACCGTTCATCATGCCGTTCCGACGATGCTTACCATGGAGCTGCAGCATCCGGATTTTGCCGCCTATGATCTGTCTTCCCTGCGAACAGGGATTACGGGAGCCTCCCTTTGCCCTCCCGAAACGATCAAAGCGGTTCGTGAACGGATGGGGATGAATCTGTGCGTTTCCTTTGGAACCACAGAGACGGGGAGCGTCACGCTTACGCCGTATGATGCGCAAGGTCCGCACGTGCTGGAAACGGTAGGAAAGGCGATTGACGGGGTCGAGATTCGGATTGTCAATGAACAGAGAGAGGCAGTATCTTCAGGCGTCATCGGGGAAATCGCCTGCAGAGGCTTTGGGCTGATGAAGGGATATTACCAGCTTCCCGAACAAACGGTACAGGCGATAGACAAGGACGGATGGTACTATACGGGAGACCTGGGGACCATGGATGAAGAGGGGTATATCCGTTTTGCGGGACGCAAAAAAGAGATGATTATCCGAGGCGGATTTAATATTTATCCGCAGGAAATAGAGGACGTCCTGCGCAGGCATCCGAAAGTAAGGGAAGCGGCAATTCTCGGGCTTCCGGATCCCGTCATGGGGGAGATAGTCTGCGCGGCCGTCCAGCTCAAAGCAGAAGCGGCTTCCACGCTGGAGGAGATCATCGAATTTTTAAGGCCCCAATTTGCCAGCTATAAGCTTCCGAGCAAAGTGGTGTTCGTAGACGAAATACCGACCACGGCCAGCGGGAAAATTCAGAAGACGAAGCTGAAGGATGTATTAATGGAATCTGTGTAA
- a CDS encoding helix-turn-helix domain-containing protein, producing MVDDKKQSALVERLNTHLRKTARQLIQFDTLDETLLFLVNSFWKQFSCDYVSIILLEGERLYKKVAKGKGDSFEAIFPLNRTGCSSRFLESPVWCYDIIKADERCPFYESIEAERFATWFTVPIKEQDSDSYGVCLIGFRSFVPLFEDANKLFVEFGKDIVSAIGLAMNKQKEKKKMEGMAWLQENVYLGSSLEKLVGSAVERAGKGTEAEAACIYLYDEAKGCFVLHPVAYGTVNLPTVIKVEHNYRLHEYFPYLDRHGDSEITVPLIVHLKTVGVLHVWKKQHQRFTEEDAELLYLISSHVSVLIENARLYKNEQESKSRLAKFMEHQKELVKQTLVGEGFQEITSSLSQMMERTVILFDRFVRPMVFAPIDAPDHVIQSMAQKAAAENKAIRKSSGMELWFSAEDGRELGLFPIRGGGELLGYLGIQIQKDDVDAVLHMTLNHALNVYATQFIKQKLILDAKDQVKESFLNQLFVPHIQDKERVIQYANLFKLNVFEPHKVAIISFSFAESMEKESDLMEIEAKKTLIWERFREHLSRHYPGIVASRKEGLFILIVQDQKGREEQLDWERVYHQLKKITLSHEKRGKIYIGISSSTQKIDDFYRCYKEALQALKIAESRFQHKGFIDFDSLGSYIVLSNLQDPMIAELFIDNYLGPLLKYGKGKGKELFDTLRAYLVMNGNLKDTSEHLFIHRSSLKYRLERISELLKVDLEDAEERFNLMLAYKLHDFYRL from the coding sequence GTGGTAGACGACAAAAAGCAAAGTGCCTTGGTTGAACGGCTCAACACCCACTTGCGAAAAACTGCCAGACAATTAATACAATTCGATACATTGGACGAGACCCTCCTTTTCTTGGTGAATTCTTTTTGGAAGCAGTTCTCCTGCGATTATGTCTCCATTATTTTGCTGGAAGGAGAACGTCTATACAAAAAAGTAGCGAAAGGAAAAGGGGACTCTTTCGAAGCCATTTTTCCGCTAAACCGCACAGGCTGCTCGTCTCGGTTTTTGGAAAGCCCTGTATGGTGCTACGATATAATCAAAGCGGACGAACGCTGCCCTTTTTACGAAAGCATCGAGGCTGAAAGATTTGCGACGTGGTTTACGGTCCCGATCAAGGAACAGGATTCGGACAGTTACGGCGTTTGCTTAATCGGGTTTCGCAGCTTTGTCCCTTTGTTTGAAGACGCGAACAAATTGTTCGTGGAATTCGGGAAAGATATCGTTTCGGCGATCGGCCTTGCGATGAATAAACAAAAAGAAAAGAAGAAAATGGAAGGAATGGCATGGCTGCAAGAGAATGTATACCTCGGCTCCTCCTTGGAGAAGCTGGTCGGAAGCGCAGTCGAACGAGCGGGAAAAGGGACGGAAGCGGAAGCGGCCTGCATCTATCTGTATGATGAGGCCAAGGGCTGCTTTGTCCTTCACCCGGTAGCTTATGGCACAGTGAATCTGCCAACGGTGATAAAAGTCGAACACAACTATCGCCTGCATGAATACTTCCCTTATTTGGATCGGCACGGAGACAGCGAAATTACCGTTCCTCTCATTGTCCATCTCAAGACGGTCGGTGTACTGCATGTTTGGAAGAAGCAGCACCAGCGTTTTACCGAAGAGGATGCCGAATTGCTTTACCTGATATCTTCCCACGTCTCCGTTTTGATTGAAAACGCAAGACTGTACAAGAATGAACAGGAAAGCAAATCGCGCTTGGCAAAATTCATGGAACACCAGAAGGAGCTGGTCAAGCAAACGCTGGTAGGAGAAGGCTTTCAAGAAATTACGTCATCGCTTTCGCAAATGATGGAACGAACTGTCATCTTGTTCGATCGATTTGTGCGCCCGATGGTTTTTGCTCCGATTGACGCTCCCGACCATGTGATTCAATCTATGGCTCAAAAGGCAGCGGCGGAGAACAAGGCCATTCGCAAGAGCAGCGGCATGGAACTATGGTTCTCGGCAGAGGATGGGCGTGAGCTTGGCCTTTTTCCCATACGGGGCGGGGGAGAGCTGCTCGGATATTTGGGCATCCAGATCCAAAAGGATGACGTCGATGCCGTGCTTCACATGACATTGAACCATGCTCTCAATGTGTATGCCACGCAGTTTATCAAGCAAAAGCTGATCCTGGATGCGAAGGATCAGGTAAAGGAAAGCTTTTTGAACCAGCTGTTTGTCCCGCACATACAGGATAAAGAGCGGGTCATCCAGTACGCCAATCTGTTTAAGCTGAATGTGTTCGAGCCGCATAAGGTGGCCATTATATCTTTTTCCTTTGCAGAAAGCATGGAGAAAGAATCGGACCTCATGGAAATCGAAGCAAAGAAGACCTTGATCTGGGAGCGCTTTCGCGAGCATTTGTCCCGGCACTACCCAGGCATCGTGGCTTCACGCAAGGAAGGGCTGTTCATCCTGATTGTCCAAGACCAGAAGGGCAGGGAGGAGCAGCTCGATTGGGAACGGGTGTATCATCAACTCAAAAAGATCACGCTTTCCCATGAAAAACGAGGGAAAATTTACATAGGCATCAGTTCCAGCACGCAAAAAATCGATGATTTTTACCGGTGCTATAAAGAAGCTTTGCAGGCTTTGAAAATAGCGGAAAGCCGTTTTCAGCACAAGGGATTCATCGACTTTGACAGCCTGGGGTCCTATATCGTCTTGAGCAACCTGCAGGACCCGATGATCGCAGAACTGTTTATTGACAATTACCTGGGGCCATTGTTGAAATACGGCAAGGGGAAAGGAAAAGAATTGTTCGATACGCTGCGGGCTTACTTGGTGATGAACGGCAATCTGAAAGATACCTCCGAACATCTCTTTATTCACCGAAGCTCGTTAAAGTACAGGCTGGAACGGATCAGTGAGCTTCTGAAGGTGGACCTGGAGGACGCGGAAGAACGGTTTAATCTGATGCTGGCCTACAAACTGCACGATTTTTATCGATTGTGA
- a CDS encoding ankyrin repeat domain-containing protein — translation MIKLKDVGRFETLPERALQIYEGDVAALREALAQGWDMEQQIELSRYTSVSPLHLALLAEQLPVVKLLIEHGANLNDREEPAFLIAVRYCDEETVRFVASQGARLDARNRVKSNAYSQAYYGNKANIPLIHELGLDIRKHGGYALRTAVDRRDLQTVAWMLDHGADINFNATDQVYPYQATPLTVAARNGDLAMVKYLVQRGADVTQTEKGGERAYTIAVSGKHAEMADFLRSVEPPAFHDRENKLHALRSYKLPPELIAFLSGSDLCLELPNNECEVDYVQFFSLTDTVEMKAGRRKLLRLSAEVDNYSSIVIVWNPKAKCIGYYDEEHEEYGDLCPFAEFLAHPGVYLQKILEGEEGVST, via the coding sequence ATGATCAAGCTGAAGGATGTCGGCAGGTTTGAAACACTGCCTGAACGTGCTTTGCAAATCTATGAAGGAGATGTCGCGGCACTTCGTGAAGCGCTTGCACAGGGTTGGGACATGGAGCAGCAAATCGAGCTGAGCCGGTATACCTCGGTGAGTCCTTTGCATCTCGCGCTTCTGGCCGAACAGCTGCCGGTCGTAAAGCTGTTGATCGAGCATGGAGCCAATCTGAATGACCGGGAGGAGCCAGCCTTTTTGATCGCGGTCCGCTATTGCGACGAAGAGACGGTTCGGTTTGTCGCTTCGCAGGGAGCGAGGCTGGACGCACGCAACAGGGTGAAATCGAATGCGTATAGCCAGGCGTATTACGGCAACAAGGCGAACATTCCGCTCATCCATGAGCTCGGGCTCGACATCCGGAAGCATGGCGGGTATGCGCTGAGGACCGCCGTGGACAGGCGTGATCTGCAGACCGTCGCATGGATGTTGGATCACGGGGCTGACATCAACTTCAACGCCACGGATCAAGTATATCCGTATCAAGCTACTCCGCTGACGGTTGCGGCGAGAAATGGCGATCTGGCCATGGTCAAATATTTGGTCCAACGCGGCGCCGATGTGACTCAGACGGAAAAAGGCGGAGAGCGGGCCTATACGATTGCGGTGAGCGGCAAGCATGCAGAGATGGCCGACTTTTTGAGATCTGTCGAGCCGCCCGCTTTCCACGATCGGGAGAACAAGCTGCACGCGCTGCGGAGCTACAAGCTGCCGCCGGAGTTGATCGCCTTCTTGTCGGGAAGCGATCTGTGTCTCGAACTGCCAAACAATGAGTGCGAGGTCGACTACGTGCAGTTCTTTTCGTTGACCGATACGGTAGAAATGAAGGCGGGGCGGCGAAAGTTGCTGCGATTGTCAGCGGAGGTCGACAACTATTCCTCGATCGTCATTGTCTGGAATCCGAAAGCCAAGTGCATCGGCTATTACGATGAGGAGCATGAGGAATATGGCGATCTGTGTCCGTTCGCCGAATTCCTCGCTCATCCCGGCGTTTATTTGCAGAAGATCCTCGAGGGAGAAGAAGGAGTATCCACCTGA